One segment of Pyricularia oryzae 70-15 chromosome 3, whole genome shotgun sequence DNA contains the following:
- a CDS encoding mitochondrial nuclease, producing the protein MSTTFGKATIAAIGVFTGAAATFSFISGDKSTTPVLADISSKPGESHKLPTPGNTGGHPVPSTPVDPAGLFKYGFPGPVADLAARQAFISTYDRRLRNPLWVAEHITPESLAKRDGDRKNSAFLEDPSIPEKFRAKLKDYFRSGFDRGHQVPAADCKWSQTAMDETFFLSNMCPQVGEGFNRDYWAHFEDFSRRLTTRYPSVRIVTGPLYLPKRDPADGKWYVKYEVIGNPANVAVPTHFYKVIFAEDGREGGNVALGAFVLPNAKIPNDKPLTDFEVPLEAVERASGLEFAEKLPAARRRRLCADANCALIIKDYADRQKAFTKGAPPQKTL; encoded by the coding sequence ATGTCGACCACATTTGGAAAGGCTACCATCGCCGCCATTGGCGTTTTCACCGGTGCAGCTGCCACATTTAGCTTCATCTCTGGTGATAAATCCACCACACCGGTCCTGGCCGATATCTCTTCGAAACCGGGAGAGTCCCATAAACTACCAACACCGGGTAATACGGGTGGCCATCCTGTGCCTTCCACACCCGTCGACCCTGCAGGCCTCTTCAAATACGGCTTCCCAGGTCCAGTTGCCGATCTGGCAGCACGCCAGGCGTTTATATCCACCTATGATCGCCGATTACGCAACCCGCTCTGGGTTGCCGAGCACATCACCCCGGAGTCGCTTGCCAAACGCGACGGCGATCGGAAGAACTCGGCCTTCCTCGAAGATCCCAGCATCCCCGAGAAGTTCCGCGCTAAGCTGAAGGATTACTTCCGCTCCGGCTTCGACAGAGGTCACCAGGTGCCCGCCGCTGACTGCAAGTGGTCGCAGACCGCCATGGACGAGACATTCTTTCTCAGCAACATGTGCCCTCAGGTCGGGGAGGGGTTCAATCGGGACTACTGGGCCCATTTCGAGGATTTCAGCCGCCGTCTGACGACCAGATATCCAAGTGTGCGCATCGTAACGGGTCCGCTGTACTTGCCCAAGCGCGATCCGGCCGATGGCAAGTGGTATGTCAAGTACGAGGTTATCGGCAACCCAGCAAACGTCGCAGTCCCGACGCATTTTTACAAGGTCATATTTGCTGAGGACGGTCGTGAAGGCGGCAATGTCGCCCTGGGCGCATTTGTGCTGCCCAATGCCAAGATTCCAAACGACAAACCGCTGACCGACTTTGAGGTTCCCCTCGAGGCTGTGGAGCGTGCCTCGGGACTCGAATTTGCAGAGAAGCTGCCCGCAGCAAGGCGCAGGAGGCTATGCGCCGATGCGAACTGCGCCCTTATCATTAAGGATTACGCCGATAGGCAAAAGGCTTTTACCAAAGGCGCTCCTCCGCAGAAGACTCTGTGA
- a CDS encoding polyadenylation factor subunit 2 — MAYEPRGGGGGGGVDRDFGGGGAADGMHMRARGRRPVTDYSSTLVHWMRHREPRYRGSYHGEFERPSPSYIVDMLPPHARPNNAADTIPVRHLHSSLNKVKHPINVVKWTPEGRRLLTASSGGEFTLWNGTGFNFETIMQAHESAIRALAYSHRDEWLLSGDHDGIIHYWQPNFNNVETIRDSKDTVRDIAFSPNDSKFVVATDDAALKVYDFAGATREATLSGHHWETKACDWHPTKGLIVSGSKDHLVKLWDPRTGRCLTTLRGHKNTITKTVFEKVRGMCLATSARDQTAHVFDLRMMRDICLLRGHEKDITTLTWHPVHPNMLSTGGSEGSMCHYILDEPNTPDGRQQTIAPYDSPDPTGAPAQVIFPAHKLPFAHDFGIWSLDWHPLGHILASGSNDRITRFWTRARPGDDDEVLNDRYHIGEAAAEARGTYDRRGHRRQRQEEEEQEMQDELNGLVDQKAPVGGNGVPTLPGLAAAAGGLPILPGLSLNANGVTAPGAKVSVPGLTGVPTSSGAVPPPPPLPFPLPLGPDGQPLPLPDPNNPMDLAKIAEMMQKAGLPVPQPGMIPPGMLPLPPPNGAGLPFPPPPGFPGIAPPPVSGMAFPAGIGASAPPSLGVGDASDASRRGRAPLPSQEDSLRAEQSRGHYTRAR, encoded by the exons ATGGCTTACGAGCCGAgaggcggaggaggcggcggcggagttGACCGTgactttggcggcggcggcgcagccGATGGGATGCACATGCGTGCCAGAGGACGAA GACCCGTAACCGACTACTCTTCTACTCTGGTACACTGGATGCGCCATCGCGAGCCGAGATATAGGGGCTCATATCATGGCGAGTTCGAAAGACCAAGCCCCAGCTATATCGTTGAT ATGCTCCCACCGCATGCCAGGCCCAACAATGCCGCCGACACAATACCTGTGCGACATCTTCACTCGTCTCTCAACAAGGTCAAACATCCCATCAACGTCGTCAAATGGACGCCCGAAGGGCGCCGGCTCTTGACAGCCTCTAGTGGCGGTGAGTTTACGCTATGGAATGGCACAGGCTTCAACTTCGAAACCATCATGCAGGCACACGAGTCTGCCATCAGGGCTCTGGCCTACTCCCACAGGGACGAATGGCTTCTGTCGGGCGATCACGACGGCATCATACACTACTGGCAGCCCAACTTCAACAACGTTGAGACCATTCGAGACTCCAAGGATACGGTTCGCGATATTGCCTTCTCCCCCAATGACTCAAAGTTTGTTGTGGCAACAGATGATGCCGCGCTGAAGGTTTATGACTTTGCCGGTGCGACCCGCGAAGCAACCTTGAGCGGTCACCACTGGGAAACCAAAGCTTGCGACTGGCATCCCACCAAAGGGTTGATAGTCTCCGGCTCCAAGGACCATCTTGTCAAGCTGTGGGACCCCCGAACAGGGCGCTGTCTCACAACCTTGCGCGGCCATAAAAATACCATCACCAAGACCGTCTTCGAAAAGGTCCGCGGCATGTGCCTCGCAACCTCGGCACGCGACCAAACAGCTCATGTGTTTGACCTCCGCATGATGCGCGACATCTGTCTTCTGCGTGGGCATGAGAAGGACATCACCACGCTGACCTGGCACCCCGTTCACCCCAACATGCTGAGCACTGGTGGGTCTGAGGGATCAATGTGCCATTACATACTTGACGAACCCAACACGCCCGATGGGAGACAGCAAACCATCGCCCCTTACGACAGCCCGGACCCTACCGGGGCCCCCGCACAGGTCATATTTCCCGCACATAAGCTGCCCTTCGCCCACGATTTTGGCATCTGGTCGCTTGACTGGCATCCCCTGGGGCACATCCTGGCCTCGGGCTCAAACGACCGCATAACACGCTTCTGGACGCGCGCCAGGCccggcgacgatgacgaggtgCTCAATGACCGCTATCACATAGGCGAGGCCGCCGCTGAGGCCCGCGGTACCTATGATAGGCGAGGCCATCGCCGACAGCgacaggaggaagaggaacaGGAGATGCAAGACGAGCTGAACGGACTCGTCGACCAGAAGGCCCCCGTGGGCGGCAACGGTGTGCCTACACTGCCAGgacttgccgccgccgcgggcGGCTTGCCTATTCTCCCTGGTCTTAGTCTCAACGCCAATGGGGTCACTGCGCCAGGTGCCAAAGTCTCGGTGCCAGGCTTGACCGGGGTGCCAACGTCTTCGGGTGCCGTACCGCCACCTCCGCCGCTACCTTTCCCCTTGCCTTTGGGACCAGACGGGCAACCTCTCCCGCTACCCGACCCGAACAACCCCATGGACCTTGCCAAGATTGCCGAGATGATGCAGAAGGCTGGCTTACCTGTCCCCCAGCCAGGGATGATTCCTCCGGGAATGCTGCCTCTGCCTCCACCGAATGGTGCTGGCCTACCTTTCCCGCCCCCGCCCGGCTTCCCAGGGATTGCTCCGCCTCCGGTTTCCGGTATGGCATTCCCTGCGGGAATCGGGGCTTCCGCTCCGCCCAGCCTGGGAGTGGGAGATGCTTCTGACGCAAGCAGGAGGGGACGCGCGCCACTGCCCTCGCAGGAAGACAGTCTGCGTGCTGAACAGTCCAGGGGACATTACACAAGAGCGCGATAA
- a CDS encoding sterol O-acyltransferase 2, whose translation MAAATATGLDLAAQEGAQQRRSTATNQSADDDVTTNADGAAAAPSLKGTTADTNGTSNGNGNGNGNVDEDEQTKALRKAFTRKYRHVAALHSQARPSTLSHDSEASPSFVGFRNLMVIVLVVGNLRLMIENIQKYGVLICIHCHDYRKQDILLGLLLYLAIPCHLFVAYLIELLAAQQARNSRGYFNRGRTGSSRDGSTSPTEDESRRFVSTWKLIALVHGINVNSALLITTYTVYFHIHHPLIGTLTEMHAVIVWLKTASYAFTNRDLRHAYLHPVKGELDALPELYKQCPYPNNITMKNLCYFWWAPTLIYQPVYPRSGRIRWVFFFKRVAEVFCLSVCIWFLSAQYATPVLVNSLDKIASLDMPAILERLLKLSTISLAIWLAGFFALFQSFLNALAEITRFGDRSFYEAWWNSESLGVYWRTWNKPVYQYFKRHVYSPMLGRGWAPRTASASVFLISAVLHEILVGVPTHNIIGVAFMGMFLQVPLIILTAPLEKRKSPTGKLIGNSIFWVSFTIFGQPLAALMYFYAWQAKYGSVSKMGYATSKAALTN comes from the exons ATGGCAGCGGCGACAGCCACCGGCCTGGATTTGGCGGCACAAGAAGGtgcgcagcagcggcgaTCAACAGCCACCAACCAGAGCGCCGATGATGATGTAACCACCAATGCCgacggggcggcggcggccccgTCGTTGAAAGGAACGACAGCAGACACCAACGGCACCAGCAATggcaacggcaacggcaacggcaacgtTGACGAAGATGAGCAGACCAAGGCCCTGCGCAAGGCCTTTACTAGGAAGTACCGCCATGTCGCGGCCCTGCACTCTCAAGCACGCCCGTCGACTTTAAGTCACGACTCGGAAGCATCACCCAGCTTCGTTGGCTTCCGTAATCTCATGGTTATTGTCCTCG TGGTGGGAAACCTGCGATTGATGATTGAAAACATACAGAAATATGGTGTTTTGATCTGCATTCATTGCCACGACTACAGGAAGCAAGATATCCTATTGGGCCTTTTACTCTACCTGGCAATTCCGTGTCACTTGTTCGTCGCCTATCTGATAGAGCTTCTGGCTGCCCAACAAGCCAGAAACTCCCGAGGGTACTTCAACCGCGGCCGCACCGGTTCCTCGCGCGACGGGAGCACGAGCCCTACTGAGGATGAATCCCGCCGTTTCGTCTCTACTTGGAAGCTGATTGCCTTGGTCCACGGCATCAATGTGAATTCTGCTCTCCTCATCACCACTTACACGGTCTACTTCCACATCCATCATCCCCTTATCGGCACTCTGACCGAGATGCATGCCGTAATTGTCTGGCTCAAAACGGCATCGTATGCGTTCACCAACCGCGACCTGCGGCATGCCTACCTGCATCCCGTCAAGGGCGAGCTAGATGCTCTTCCCGAACTATACAAGCAGTGTCCCTATCCAAACAACATCACAATGAAGAACCTCTGCTACTTTTGGTGGGCTCCCACCCTCATCTACCAGCCCGTCTACCCACGCAGCGGTCGCATCCGCTGGGTTTTCTTCTTCAAGCGCGTTGCCGAGGTCTTTTGTCTGAGCGTCTGCATCTGGTTCTTGAGTGCACAGTACGCCACTCCCGTACTGGTCAACTCCCTGGACAAGATCGCGTCGCTTGACATGCCGGCTATACTAGAGCGTCTTCTTAAGCTGTCCACAATCTCGCTGGCCATCTGGCTAGCCGGCTTCTTCGCTCTCTTCCAGTCCTTCCTCAATGCGCTGGCCGAGATCACCAGGTTTGGCGACAGATCGTTCTATGAAGCTTGGTGGAATTCGGAGTCACTAGGCGTCTACTGGCGCACATGGAACAAACCGGTCTACCAATATTTCAAACGCCATGTCTACTCGCCCATGCTTGGTCGCGGCTGGGCTCCCAGGACGGCGAGTGCCTCTGTGTTCTTGATCTCGGCAGTCTTGCACGAGATTCTTGTGGGCGTGCCTACCCACAACATCATTG GTGTCGCCTTTATGGGAATGTTTCTGCAAGTGCCACTTATAATATTAACGGCTCCGCTTGAGAAGCGAAAGTCACCTACCGGCAAGCTGATCGGGAACAGCATCTTCTGGGTGTCGTTCACGATTTTTGGTCAACCACTTGCGGCTCTTATGTACTTCTACGCGTGGCAGGCCAAGTATGGCAGCGTTAGTAAGATGGGATACGCTACTAGCAAGGCAGCGCTCACAAACTAG
- a CDS encoding peroxin 8, with amino-acid sequence MATDKLLTTVLGLFHNIHDAPKTDQILGTTVSLLATLTNPLNISLLTSHFLSAHAIWHPHAIQSQTCLRVMSVFSTAALRVRTAEVDGRLSHTIHGSEGWARAVARGADDRSARWQHLLCLTGVLTGFEGSYRQSLSPAMRRTLEYAVARAASIALADAKETNTPEPTRTAVAVALTYAFPLLSEQARASIDTDALVPAALESMFGIEGLDGGMFIGANVNKDLRLDGLGLLEWPQTSPSFVGLQHVSSQPLVRSLGPLAKIAAYAIENAKSSQLVLHAQDSLLNFSTQLMQHWRANRLSQLEPLDAPARLTQKTAQSTWPIMLQTQKNIMFACAFVLQAVVSRTLQDSHISGHQRLATITASKTLLILRNLHFISSRPGNSAFQVYSFIYLGSVDILTKDGGACVELLRQMFPPSASIGQVPLNALDRVLDLFYLSLAEHLPLSLTPDACETLIVRPAMVYISPNSGRAMPTLRMVELFEAAHSAVLSVLCCPQNAPLTVKLVPTYAEILFESFPRRISARQFRMATKTIMQIISPPFPISATHPELAETLLEMMRFRADTTAAKIPLPPGPEESAAAVAAQESGELAATAAPMSEQTALVLAMIDSLPFLPLSIVEDWLTVAAISLNKVEDADLREVVKQRFWDVLASGEMDVERAALGVAWWGTKGGREMVLFESAHDPTRTASFLMSGAIVDEVERGSKL; translated from the coding sequence atgGCGACAGACAAGCTGTTGACGACAGTGCTTGGCCTCTTTCACAATATACACGATGCGCCGAAGACGGACCAGATCCTCGGCACAACCGTCTCCCTGCTCGCGACACTGACGAACCCACTCAACATTTCGCTGCTCACATCACACTTCCTCAGCGCTCACGCGATATGGCACCCGCACGCCATTCAGAGTCAGACATGTCTGCGGGTCATGTCCGTCTTCAGCACGGCTGCTCTGCGTGTGCGCACTGCCGAAGTAGACGGGAGACTTAGCCATACCATACACGGGAGTGAGGGCTGGGCACGCGCCGTGGCCCGCGGCGCGGACGATAGGTCGGCGCGCTGGCAGCATCTGCTATGCTTGACTGGCGTCTTGACGGGGTTCGAAGGTAGCTACCGGCAGTCGCTCTCTCCCGCCATGAGACGCACCCTCGAGTATGCCGTTGCCAGGGCGGCAAGCATAGCGTTGGCCGACgccaaagaaacaaacacaCCGGAACCTACAAGGACTGCCGTCGCTGTGGCTCTTACTTATGCATTTCCGCTACTGTCGGAACAGGCAAGGGCATCGATAGATACCGACGCACTGGTGCCTGCTGCCTTGGAGTCTATGTTTGGCATTGAGGGTCTTGATGGGGGCATGTTTATCGGCGCAAACGTAAACAAGGACCTACGGCTGGATGGACTTGGACTTTTGGAATGGCCACAGACTTCGCCTTCCTTTGTCGGCCTACAGCACGTCTCGTCGCAGCCCCTGGTCAGGTCATTAGGACCTCTAGCCAAGATAGCCGCCTATGCAATCGAGAACGCAAAGTCCTCGCAACTGGTGCTGCACGCGCAGGATAGTCTCCTGAACTTCTCAACGCAACTGATGCAGCATTGGAGAGCAAACAGGCTATCGCAGCTAGAGCCGCTGGACGCCCCGGCACGCCTCACCCAGAAAACTGCGCAAAGTACATGGCCGATCATGCTTCAGACGCAAAAGAATATCATGTTTGCCTGCGCTTTTGTTTTGCAGGCAGTTGTGTCGCGGACCTTGCAAGACTCGCATATCAGTGGCCATCAAAGGCTCGCAACTATCACTGCGTCCAAGACGCTACTCATCCTACGGAACCTGCACTTCATctcgtcacggccaggcaacaGCGCATTTCAGGTGTATTCTTTCATATATCTTGGATCCGTCGACATCCTGACTAAGGACGGGGGTGCATGTGTAGAGCTTCTTCGCCAAATGTTCCCACCAAGCGCCAGCATCGGGCAGGTGCCGTTAAATGCCCTTGATCGAGTGTTGGATCTCTTCTACCTATCCCTAGCCGAACATCTACCTCTCAGTCTCACACCGGATGCGTGCGAGACTCTTATTGTCCGGCCAGCCATGGTTTACATCTCTCCTAACTCGGGCCGAGCGATGCCGACACTTCGCATGGTTGAACTATTTGAGGCGGCTCACAGCGCCGTCCTATCGGTGCTCTGCTGCCCCCAAAATGCACCTCTTACCGTGAAACTGGTTCCCACTTATGCAGAGATTCTGTTCGAGTCGTTTCCACGCCGGATCTCAGCTCGCCAGTTTCGCATGGCAACCAAGACCATCATGCAAATAATATCACCGCCTTTCCCAATCTCGGCCACACACCCGGAACTTGCAGAGACGCTCCTTGAAATGATGCGCTTCCGTGCAGATACCACGGCCGCAAAAATACCACTGCCTCCAGGGCCAGAAGAATCTGCCGCAGCCGTGGCTGCGCAGGAGAGCGGTGAGCTAGCTGCCACCGCGGCCCCCATGTCGGAACAAACCGCGCTTGTGCTCGCCATGATTGATTCGCTCCCATTTCTGCCCTTGTCTATTGTGGAAGACTGGCTTACTGTTGCTGCCATATCACTCAACAAGGTTGAGGATGCAGACTTGAGGGAGGTGGTGAAGCAGCGCTTTTGGGACGTCCTTGCGAGCGGAGAGATGGACGTTGAGAGGGCGGCCCTTGGTGTCGCCTGGTGGGGAACCAAGGGCGGTAGAGAGATGGTCTTATTTGAGTCGGCTCACGATCCGACTAGGACTGCTTCGTTTCTAATGAGCGGTGCTATTGTTGATGAGGTGGAAAGGGGCAGCAAGCTGTGA
- a CDS encoding nodulation protein L gives MASRTPDGQPIDPVENRRRMAAGELYYSFTPELIADRQKCQVARDKYNEVSKEKVSRRELVQLLNE, from the coding sequence ATGGCCTCACGTACACCGGACGGTCAGCCGATTGACCCGGTCGAAAATCGACGTCGTATGGCTGCCGGCGAGCTTTACTACTCGTTTACTCCGGAGCTTATCGCCGACAGGCAAAAATGCCAGGTAGCTAGGGACAAGTATAACGAGGTTTCCAAGGAAAAAGTATCGCGTAGGGAGCTCGTTCAGCTTCTCAACGAGTAA